One genomic window of Desulfovibrio psychrotolerans includes the following:
- a CDS encoding Spy/CpxP family protein refolding chaperone: MKKLLFAAILLLVVSAGNAYPNGPVHGMTPGMPAGGPGMMESSLVAALDWLDLSATQKGKMTELFKARIADMDKAEQGAEARFKRMEALREAAEKGDVETVRALMREEGAEREERMLQGVRFVASFRSVLTDAQRARVDDVRARFKARMQPGGEPERGAMQKGPGMHAPAPEAMGDGPGHAGGNAGMPPKAQGRHGKPYGGPAPADLKQMLERWIHENA, translated from the coding sequence ATGAAGAAGTTACTGTTTGCAGCGATCTTATTGCTGGTGGTGAGTGCGGGGAATGCATACCCCAATGGACCTGTTCACGGGATGACACCCGGAATGCCTGCGGGCGGGCCGGGGATGATGGAAAGCAGTCTGGTGGCGGCGTTGGACTGGCTGGACCTTTCTGCCACGCAGAAAGGGAAGATGACGGAGTTGTTCAAGGCACGCATTGCGGACATGGATAAGGCCGAGCAGGGGGCGGAGGCGCGGTTCAAGCGTATGGAAGCATTGCGTGAGGCGGCGGAGAAAGGCGATGTGGAGACGGTGCGCGCCCTGATGCGCGAGGAAGGCGCGGAACGTGAGGAGCGGATGCTGCAGGGGGTTCGGTTTGTGGCGTCTTTTCGCAGCGTGCTCACGGATGCGCAGCGCGCCCGGGTGGACGACGTGCGCGCACGGTTCAAGGCCCGCATGCAGCCCGGGGGGGAACCGGAACGCGGAGCCATGCAGAAGGGGCCCGGGATGCATGCCCCTGCACCGGAGGCCATGGGTGACGGCCCCGGCCATGCTGGCGGGAATGCAGGAATGCCCCCGAAAGCACAGGGCAGACACGGCAAGCCTTATGGCGGCCCCGCCCCTGCGGACCTGAAGCAGATGCTGGAGCGCTGGATACACGAGAACGCATAG
- a CDS encoding 4Fe-4S binding protein — protein MPEQSCTPYTPAPSSQPEIPNISGNSETSGISEIPGIPGTPSALPQRPHLSPSAIRMAVQGAFTLFCLYAGYRFHSYFLWMTDKTDTFTPKPPSVEAFLPISALMAAKRFFMTGQWDTVHPAGLTIFFAILLTALLFRKGFCGYICPVGFLSALLERLGQRTGLTRTMPNLPHPAAVLLRGPKYLLLAAFLYFILIGMPLREIEAFLASPYNLVADAKMLAFFTSPSRTSLIVLAALAAFSLVLRNAWCRFLCPYGALLGLLALASPVAVSRDAGRCISCRRCTRACPSGISVDSRRRMDTPECIGCAACAEACPVPDCLSLRAFGLRLPVWSVALGSAGVLFALYLWAVSTGHWVSDIPPAMLRRLHIMQFGG, from the coding sequence ATGCCCGAACAATCCTGCACCCCGTATACACCAGCGCCATCCTCACAGCCGGAGATACCCAACATATCGGGAAATTCCGAAACCTCCGGCATATCCGAAATACCCGGCATACCCGGCACTCCGTCCGCCCTGCCGCAACGCCCCCACCTGTCTCCTTCCGCCATACGAATGGCGGTTCAGGGGGCTTTCACGCTGTTCTGCCTCTACGCGGGCTACCGTTTCCACAGCTACTTCCTGTGGATGACAGACAAAACAGACACGTTCACACCCAAGCCGCCCTCCGTGGAAGCATTCCTGCCCATCAGCGCCCTCATGGCAGCCAAACGCTTTTTCATGACCGGTCAGTGGGATACCGTCCACCCGGCGGGGCTCACCATCTTCTTTGCCATCCTGCTCACGGCCCTGCTCTTCCGCAAAGGATTCTGCGGCTATATCTGCCCGGTGGGTTTCCTCTCCGCCCTGCTGGAACGTCTCGGCCAGCGCACAGGTCTCACCCGGACCATGCCCAACCTGCCACATCCGGCTGCAGTGCTGCTCCGGGGCCCAAAATACCTGCTCTTGGCCGCATTTCTCTATTTCATCCTCATCGGCATGCCCCTGCGGGAGATCGAAGCCTTCCTCGCCTCACCCTACAATCTGGTGGCAGATGCGAAAATGCTCGCCTTCTTCACATCTCCGTCCCGCACCTCCCTTATTGTGCTGGCAGCCCTCGCCGCGTTCTCTCTGGTCCTGCGCAACGCATGGTGCCGCTTCCTGTGTCCATACGGCGCACTCCTCGGCCTGCTGGCGCTGGCAAGTCCCGTGGCCGTATCGCGCGATGCGGGCCGCTGCATTTCCTGCCGCCGCTGCACCCGCGCCTGCCCCTCCGGCATCAGCGTAGACTCACGCCGACGCATGGATACGCCGGAATGCATCGGCTGCGCCGCCTGCGCAGAAGCCTGTCCGGTCCCGGACTGCCTGTCCCTGCGCGCCTTCGGCCTGCGTCTCCCCGTCTGGTCGGTTGCACTGGGCAGCGCGGGCGTTCTGTTCGCCCTGTACCTGTGGGCGGTCAGCACCGGGCATTGGGTGTCAGATATCCCGCCCGCCATGCTCCGCAGGCTGCACATAATGCAGTTCGGCGGCTGA
- a CDS encoding zinc metalloprotease HtpX has protein sequence MTSNLKTALLLALLSGIIIFLGGAMGGKTGLVFAFGFALLMNVGSYWYSDKIVLRMYGAQELSPADAPALHAMVDELSRNAGIPKPRVCIINEDAPNAFATGRNPEHGVVAVTRGLMTLLTPEELKGVIAHEIGHIANRDILVQSVAGVLASAIVMIANMMQWAAIFGLGRSSDEEGGGGGNMFTALLMAFLAPVAASLIQFAISRSREYLADDTGARLCNNPMSLASALEKLNAYSQRVPMHSGNEATAHMFIVNPFAGANMARLFSTHPPIEERVQRLRGMARR, from the coding sequence ATGACCAGCAACCTCAAGACCGCTCTGCTTCTCGCCCTGCTTTCGGGCATCATCATCTTTCTGGGTGGTGCCATGGGCGGTAAAACCGGCCTTGTCTTTGCCTTCGGTTTCGCCCTGCTCATGAACGTGGGCAGCTACTGGTATTCAGACAAAATCGTGCTGCGCATGTACGGCGCACAGGAACTGAGCCCGGCAGACGCCCCCGCCCTGCACGCCATGGTGGATGAGCTTTCGCGCAACGCAGGCATCCCCAAACCCCGCGTGTGCATCATCAATGAAGACGCCCCCAACGCCTTCGCCACCGGGCGCAACCCGGAACACGGTGTGGTGGCCGTCACACGGGGCCTTATGACCCTGCTCACCCCGGAAGAACTTAAAGGCGTCATCGCGCACGAGATAGGCCACATAGCCAACCGCGACATTCTGGTGCAGTCCGTTGCCGGAGTACTGGCATCCGCCATTGTCATGATCGCCAACATGATGCAGTGGGCCGCCATCTTCGGTCTGGGCAGAAGCAGCGATGAAGAAGGCGGAGGCGGCGGAAACATGTTCACCGCGCTGCTCATGGCCTTTCTCGCCCCTGTTGCGGCAAGCCTCATCCAGTTCGCCATTTCCCGCTCGCGCGAATATCTCGCGGACGACACGGGTGCGCGCCTGTGCAACAACCCCATGTCTCTTGCCTCCGCGCTGGAAAAGCTGAACGCCTATTCCCAGCGCGTGCCCATGCACTCCGGCAACGAGGCCACCGCACACATGTTCATCGTTAACCCCTTTGCGGGGGCCAATATGGCCCGCCTGTTCAGCACACATCCCCCCATTGAGGAGCGGGTACAGCGCCTGCGCGGCATGGCCCGCCGGTAA